One Niallia circulans DNA segment encodes these proteins:
- a CDS encoding iron-containing alcohol dehydrogenase has product MENFTYRNPTKLIFGKNQLEALAEEIPKYGKNILLVYGGGSIKRNGLYNQVVTLLKDLNVNVLELAGVEPNPRLSTVQKGIAICQNENIDFLLAVGGGSVIDCTKAIAAGALYDGDVWDIINKKVTATKALPYGTVLTLAATGSEMNPDSVITNWETNEKYVWGSDVTHSSFSILDPVNTMSVPRDQTVYGMVDMMSHVFEQYFHNVKNTPLQDRMCYSVLQTVIETAPKLLEDLQSYEHRETILYSGTIALNGTLQMGYFGDWASHTIEHAVSAVYDIPHAGGLAILFPNWMRHVLDKDVVRMKRLMLSMFDIDTTGKSDREIALEGIDKLSAFWSSLGAPSRLSDYDIGEERLDEIAEIAALEMEHGGFGNFKNLNKTDILSILKASL; this is encoded by the coding sequence ATGGAAAATTTTACTTATCGTAATCCCACAAAATTAATCTTTGGAAAAAATCAGCTTGAAGCATTAGCAGAGGAAATTCCTAAATACGGAAAAAATATTTTACTCGTTTACGGTGGAGGAAGCATCAAACGAAACGGATTATATAATCAAGTTGTTACGTTATTAAAAGATTTAAATGTAAATGTGCTAGAGTTAGCTGGAGTAGAACCGAATCCTAGATTATCTACGGTGCAAAAAGGAATTGCTATCTGTCAAAATGAAAATATTGATTTCTTGTTAGCTGTTGGCGGAGGAAGTGTTATTGATTGTACAAAAGCTATCGCTGCTGGAGCACTGTATGACGGTGATGTTTGGGATATCATCAACAAAAAAGTTACAGCTACAAAAGCGCTACCGTACGGAACAGTCTTAACACTAGCAGCAACCGGCTCTGAAATGAACCCGGATTCTGTTATTACTAATTGGGAAACAAATGAAAAATATGTGTGGGGGAGTGATGTAACACACTCTTCCTTTTCAATTTTAGACCCTGTTAATACTATGTCTGTTCCAAGAGATCAAACAGTTTATGGTATGGTCGATATGATGAGTCACGTATTTGAACAATATTTCCACAATGTGAAAAACACACCTTTACAAGACCGTATGTGCTACTCCGTATTACAAACAGTGATTGAAACAGCACCGAAATTGCTGGAGGATTTACAAAGCTACGAACACCGAGAAACGATTCTATATTCAGGAACAATTGCATTAAATGGCACACTTCAAATGGGGTACTTCGGCGACTGGGCTTCTCATACAATTGAGCATGCTGTATCAGCAGTTTATGATATTCCCCATGCAGGCGGATTAGCAATTTTATTCCCAAATTGGATGAGACACGTTCTAGATAAAGATGTAGTTCGTATGAAGCGTCTAATGTTGAGTATGTTTGATATTGATACAACAGGAAAGAGTGACAGAGAAATTGCTTTAGAGGGAATTGATAAGCTAAGTGCTTTCTGGTCAAGCCTTGGAGCACCATCAAGATTATCTGATTACGATATCGGAGAAGAGAGACTTGACGAAATAGCAGAAATAGCTGCCCTTGAGATGGAGCATGGAGGCTTTGGCAACTTTAAAAATTTAAATAAGACAGATATTTTATCAATCCTGAAGGCTTCCTTGTAA
- a CDS encoding FtsW/RodA/SpoVE family cell cycle protein, whose translation MTSRDRNNFDYPLLFIIILLMAISIINIHSAQKYLPYHKDFASMQLFWYAVGLIVTSVIYYFDMEQIKKLSLYIYLFGVFLLIVLFLAPESIAPATKGIKAWFSIKGVGSVQPSEFMKIFLILFLAKITVDHNEKNIHRTISTDMVLIGKIVGITLVPLLFILLQPDAGTGMVIFIIMFGIIFLSGVNWKILTVFFSTVLSVIGALVFIYIYYPDTLLLVLDQYQLNRIHSWLDPFEYSGGIGYQLSQSILAIGSGTNYGKGYMKGEVNIPEAHSDFIFSVVGEEYGFLGASVVVTLYFLLIYRIIVIAIKSKGEYESLIAAGVVSMLTFHIFENVGMVIGLVPITGIPLPLLSYGGSSILANMLSLTLILNISAKTKNHMFEGNKYA comes from the coding sequence TTGACTAGCCGAGATAGAAACAACTTTGATTATCCCTTATTGTTCATCATTATATTATTAATGGCTATAAGTATTATTAACATTCACAGTGCACAGAAGTACCTGCCATACCATAAAGACTTTGCGAGCATGCAATTATTTTGGTATGCAGTGGGATTAATTGTTACATCTGTTATTTATTATTTTGACATGGAGCAGATTAAGAAATTGTCTTTATATATATATTTATTTGGAGTATTTTTGTTGATAGTTTTGTTTCTTGCTCCAGAATCAATAGCTCCGGCCACTAAAGGAATTAAGGCATGGTTTAGCATAAAAGGAGTTGGTTCTGTCCAACCTTCGGAGTTTATGAAAATCTTTTTAATTCTGTTTTTAGCTAAAATAACAGTTGACCATAATGAAAAAAACATTCATCGTACAATTTCAACAGATATGGTGTTGATTGGAAAGATAGTAGGGATAACGCTAGTTCCTCTGTTGTTTATCTTATTGCAACCAGATGCAGGGACGGGTATGGTCATATTTATCATCATGTTTGGGATCATTTTTTTATCGGGAGTAAACTGGAAAATACTTACGGTGTTTTTCTCAACTGTATTGTCCGTTATAGGTGCTTTGGTGTTTATTTATATTTATTACCCGGATACATTGTTGCTGGTACTAGACCAGTATCAATTAAATAGAATACATTCTTGGTTAGATCCTTTCGAATATAGTGGAGGAATTGGCTATCAGTTAAGTCAATCGATTTTAGCGATTGGGTCAGGCACTAACTATGGGAAAGGATACATGAAAGGAGAAGTAAACATACCAGAGGCACACTCAGATTTCATTTTTTCTGTAGTAGGGGAAGAATACGGATTCCTTGGTGCAAGTGTTGTCGTAACTTTATATTTTCTTCTTATCTATCGAATAATTGTAATTGCCATAAAAAGTAAAGGAGAATATGAAAGCTTAATAGCTGCAGGTGTTGTTTCTATGCTGACATTTCATATTTTTGAAAATGTGGGAATGGTAATTGGATTAGTTCCCATCACCGGTATACCGTTACCTCTATTAAGCTACGGAGGCAGCTCCATCCTAGCCAATATGTTATCTTTAACCTTAATTTTAAACATCTCTGCCAAAACGAAGAACCATATGTTTGAGGGGAATAAATATGCGTGA
- a CDS encoding putative quinol monooxygenase translates to MIVMTANYQCKAGMGDTVEQALREMILLVKEEKGCINYLVNRSKDDGDTFLLFEQYEDEEALARHSETPYFKRIVLDTIVPLLEKRERTFYTPVTSLP, encoded by the coding sequence ATGATCGTTATGACAGCAAATTATCAATGTAAGGCTGGAATGGGTGATACGGTAGAACAAGCATTAAGAGAAATGATCTTGTTAGTTAAAGAAGAGAAGGGCTGTATTAACTATCTAGTGAACCGCTCAAAAGATGACGGTGACACTTTTTTATTGTTTGAACAATATGAAGACGAAGAAGCACTTGCCCGCCACTCAGAAACACCGTACTTTAAGCGAATTGTTTTAGATACTATCGTTCCACTACTCGAAAAACGGGAGCGTACTTTTTATACGCCTGTTACGAGTCTTCCTTAA
- a CDS encoding amidase domain-containing protein encodes MIRKALGFLILFLLFGIGYKAHASEQTFSIDSFTVKQGEEALINYLKDKNLEYQVGSEDFINTVNRLAENSTEFEGYNYDLLSAYASIYSSEFEKNLVMSQNNETKSFFSLDNSLENMTIEEIRNENIKKNQEIEDKINNELPIDNSLPKMQAKAVTGSSSFSPTAAKNYMKTHWDTTTSERYNYYGGSGGDCTNYVSQVLYAGGMGMTGSFEGGYPNKRPTTKYWYSKLNKWGYIYNTTSWMRVTDFYSYWVGTKKHTVSKYSTAKSASKYANTGDVIQFYKNSTGTWYHTVVVYDRNGEKDTIRYSAHSDAHLHKSLSTVGDSSHDFRVIFFN; translated from the coding sequence TTGATTAGAAAAGCATTAGGATTTTTAATTTTGTTTTTATTATTTGGTATAGGCTATAAAGCCCATGCAAGTGAACAGACGTTCTCAATTGATAGTTTTACAGTAAAGCAAGGGGAAGAAGCTTTAATAAACTATCTAAAAGATAAGAACTTGGAATATCAGGTGGGCTCTGAAGATTTTATTAATACAGTTAATAGATTAGCTGAAAATAGTACGGAATTTGAAGGTTATAATTACGATTTATTATCAGCTTATGCTAGTATATATAGCAGCGAATTTGAAAAAAACTTAGTTATGAGTCAAAATAATGAGACCAAATCATTCTTCTCCCTTGATAATTCTCTAGAGAACATGACTATAGAAGAAATAAGAAATGAAAATATAAAAAAGAATCAAGAAATTGAGGATAAAATTAATAATGAACTACCTATAGATAATTCCTTGCCAAAAATGCAAGCTAAAGCAGTAACTGGTAGTTCAAGTTTTTCTCCAACAGCTGCAAAGAATTATATGAAGACACATTGGGATACTACCACTTCTGAAAGATATAATTATTACGGTGGATCTGGAGGAGACTGTACTAACTATGTTTCTCAAGTGCTTTATGCTGGGGGGATGGGTATGACAGGAAGTTTTGAGGGGGGATATCCGAATAAAAGGCCTACCACTAAATACTGGTATAGCAAACTGAATAAGTGGGGTTATATCTATAACACTACTTCTTGGATGAGAGTAACCGATTTTTATAGTTACTGGGTTGGGACTAAGAAGCACACTGTCTCTAAATATAGTACTGCTAAAAGTGCTTCTAAATATGCAAATACAGGTGACGTAATCCAATTTTATAAAAACTCAACAGGAACGTGGTATCATACAGTCGTAGTCTATGACAGAAATGGTGAAAAGGATACGATCCGTTATTCTGCCCATAGTGATGCTCACCTTCATAAGAGCTTATCAACTGTAGGAGATTCAAGCCACGATTTTAGAGTTATTTTTTTCAATTAG
- a CDS encoding DUF4944 domain-containing protein — MNNNKVTVPIIVFLTICIIFVLILLSIKFIPISDKWSGTSNDKKWSFTIQETDRKDYHIGKLYWKGSKKEEQHINIVSFTSKIDNKVYDVIERESNDEGGNITDKDEMTYMEGIQKEEINGKSIKIIIKWSDNNIEHESHITLKKE; from the coding sequence GTGAACAATAATAAAGTAACTGTTCCAATCATAGTTTTTCTTACTATCTGCATTATATTTGTACTTATATTACTTAGCATTAAGTTTATCCCTATTAGCGATAAATGGAGTGGGACAAGTAATGACAAGAAGTGGAGTTTCACTATACAAGAAACAGATAGAAAAGATTATCATATAGGAAAACTATATTGGAAAGGTTCGAAAAAGGAAGAACAACATATTAATATAGTTAGTTTTACATCTAAGATTGATAATAAAGTATATGATGTAATTGAGAGGGAAAGTAATGATGAGGGTGGCAATATAACGGACAAAGATGAAATGACTTATATGGAAGGAATTCAAAAAGAGGAAATAAATGGTAAATCGATAAAAATAATCATAAAGTGGAGCGATAACAACATTGAGCATGAATCGCATATTACCTTAAAAAAAGAATAA
- a CDS encoding tautomerase family protein has product MAQIRVFGLKESLNPIKKQLSEVIHSCVMDAFQYPSEKRFHRFFPMDKDDFLFADGRTEDYTIIEISIFEGRTVESKKKLINLLFKRIKNELKITSQDVEITIFETPKHNWGIRGLPGDELTLNYNVNI; this is encoded by the coding sequence ATGGCACAAATTAGAGTGTTTGGTCTCAAAGAAAGTTTAAACCCAATAAAAAAACAATTATCTGAGGTAATACATTCTTGTGTTATGGATGCATTTCAGTATCCATCAGAAAAGAGGTTTCATCGCTTCTTTCCTATGGATAAAGATGATTTTTTATTTGCGGACGGAAGAACAGAGGATTATACCATAATTGAAATAAGTATATTTGAAGGTAGGACAGTAGAAAGTAAGAAGAAGTTGATTAATTTACTGTTCAAACGAATTAAAAACGAGTTAAAAATAACTTCTCAGGATGTGGAAATCACCATATTTGAAACCCCTAAACATAATTGGGGAATTAGGGGATTACCAGGTGATGAACTTACACTAAATTATAATGTTAATATTTGA
- a CDS encoding HNH endonuclease signature motif containing protein yields MTKTLQKRYKGYQTKLYRIQKMVFVPIHAQRWKKTLGFSQVICNFTAEGREKIHNSLKAIDKNMLSYIMRNYIPSRSIEYNDNRISKFIAQYGKCAILGEGLGIHEWHCHHINPYHLSKDDSYSNLVVIHKTIHQLVHLKDKVKIEALLQSLKLTSRQKEKVNKLRLRCQNEII; encoded by the coding sequence ATGACTAAAACCTTACAGAAAAGATACAAGGGATATCAGACAAAACTGTATAGAATACAAAAAATGGTGTTTGTCCCCATCCATGCGCAACGGTGGAAAAAGACACTTGGATTCTCGCAAGTGATATGTAACTTTACTGCCGAAGGTAGAGAGAAAATTCACAATAGCCTAAAGGCTATTGATAAAAATATGCTTTCTTACATCATGAGAAATTACATTCCGAGTAGATCTATTGAATATAACGACAATCGAATTAGTAAGTTTATTGCCCAATATGGCAAATGTGCAATTCTAGGTGAAGGGTTAGGGATTCATGAATGGCATTGTCATCACATAAACCCTTATCATCTTTCAAAAGATGATAGTTATTCAAACTTAGTTGTTATTCATAAAACAATTCATCAATTGGTACACCTAAAAGATAAAGTGAAAATAGAAGCTCTTTTACAATCTCTAAAGCTTACAAGTAGGCAAAAAGAAAAAGTAAATAAACTACGATTAAGATGTCAAAATGAAATAATCTAA
- a CDS encoding aldo/keto reductase family protein, translating into MELLQSTRNGMGMPLVGFGTFQLSKDQAEYGVKEALKAGFRHIDSSEAYGNEDGTGNGIKTSGISRDEIFVTTKLFPGSTFLGTPDKNYKQTIETLKNQLKELQLDYVDLYLIHAPLSELRLEQWNAFIELKKLGLAKHIGVSNYNKGTIQEILDAGLPKPEANQVEFHPISAQVELTKYMKENSIAPIAYSSLAPLSTWRVAEGQGGEVLAEIKAESQLVTKEIATKLNVPEAKLLLRWGLQHGYGVLTRSSKPERIRENLNLFDFKIPEKEMERLNQLDQNKAIAWAASGINPMDAVPPLKVN; encoded by the coding sequence ATGGAATTATTACAATCAACTCGTAATGGAATGGGCATGCCCCTTGTAGGATTCGGCACTTTTCAATTATCAAAAGACCAAGCTGAATACGGAGTAAAAGAAGCACTTAAAGCAGGTTTTAGACACATTGATTCATCTGAGGCGTACGGTAATGAAGATGGCACTGGTAACGGGATTAAAACATCTGGTATATCAAGGGATGAAATTTTTGTAACTACTAAACTTTTTCCAGGATCCACTTTCTTAGGAACACCCGATAAAAACTACAAACAAACTATCGAAACGCTTAAAAATCAGCTGAAAGAGCTTCAGTTAGATTATGTAGACCTTTACCTAATACATGCTCCGCTATCCGAACTTAGACTAGAACAGTGGAATGCCTTTATAGAGCTTAAAAAATTAGGACTTGCCAAGCATATTGGTGTTTCAAATTACAATAAAGGGACAATCCAAGAAATATTGGATGCGGGATTACCTAAACCTGAAGCAAACCAAGTGGAGTTTCATCCAATTTCTGCACAAGTGGAATTGACTAAGTACATGAAAGAAAATTCAATTGCACCTATTGCTTATAGTTCTCTTGCTCCTCTTTCAACTTGGAGAGTTGCAGAAGGACAAGGTGGAGAAGTTCTTGCGGAGATAAAAGCAGAATCTCAATTGGTAACTAAAGAAATTGCTACAAAACTTAATGTACCAGAAGCAAAATTACTATTGCGTTGGGGATTGCAACATGGCTATGGTGTACTTACAAGAAGTAGCAAACCAGAGCGAATTCGTGAAAATTTAAATCTATTTGATTTTAAAATTCCAGAAAAAGAAATGGAGCGTTTGAATCAATTAGACCAGAATAAAGCAATAGCTTGGGCAGCAAGTGGCATAAATCCTATGGATGCAGTTCCACCATTAAAAGTAAATTAA
- a CDS encoding winged helix-turn-helix transcriptional regulator → MKDLDNEISQEDFACPVGVTVDVVGGKWKGLILYHLISGPKRFNEIRRIMPKITQRMLTLQLRELEQDGIVNREIYQQIPPKVEYSLTEFGETLKPIIFLMRDWGETYENEILTKRTNKI, encoded by the coding sequence ATGAAAGATTTAGATAATGAAATTAGTCAAGAAGACTTTGCTTGTCCTGTCGGGGTTACAGTAGATGTAGTAGGTGGAAAGTGGAAAGGTCTCATCTTATATCACTTAATTTCCGGTCCAAAGCGTTTTAATGAAATACGAAGAATAATGCCTAAAATTACTCAACGAATGCTAACATTGCAACTTCGTGAGTTAGAACAAGATGGTATTGTAAATCGTGAAATATACCAGCAAATTCCTCCCAAAGTAGAATATTCTCTAACAGAATTTGGAGAAACGTTGAAGCCTATTATCTTTCTTATGAGGGATTGGGGAGAGACATATGAGAATGAAATTCTAACGAAGCGAACAAACAAGATTTAA
- a CDS encoding MerR family transcriptional regulator — translation MYTVKEVAKLLDLTQHTVRFYTDKGLVPSLQRDKNNNRIFNDDSIQWLSGAKKLKKCGMSVEDIKKYVDLCLEGGYTMQDRYEMIAKQKELVLAQLEEIKVMAEYITNKEKHYRDIINGIIPDDTNPSNWQKNRDVNSSCPLLLNDKKPIS, via the coding sequence ATGTACACTGTAAAAGAAGTTGCCAAACTACTTGATTTAACTCAACATACTGTTCGCTTTTATACTGATAAGGGCTTAGTTCCAAGTTTACAACGTGATAAAAATAATAATCGAATCTTTAATGACGACTCTATACAATGGCTTTCAGGTGCAAAAAAATTAAAAAAATGTGGTATGTCAGTAGAAGATATCAAAAAATATGTAGACCTGTGTTTGGAAGGCGGCTATACTATGCAGGACCGATATGAAATGATAGCAAAGCAAAAAGAATTAGTTCTAGCTCAATTGGAAGAAATAAAAGTAATGGCAGAATATATTACTAATAAAGAGAAACACTACCGTGACATTATAAATGGCATAATTCCAGATGACACAAATCCTTCCAATTGGCAAAAAAATAGAGATGTTAATTCATCCTGTCCTTTGTTGTTAAATGATAAAAAGCCGATTTCTTAA
- a CDS encoding MFS transporter produces the protein MTPTKTVIFAIAAGLAVGNLYLSQPLFQIIASSLGVSSSTAAMLVTVTQFGYALGIFLLVPLGDVLNLRRLIPLILSLSAVLLIVSALAPTFSVLLAALGGLGLTTVSAQLLTPLASELAEPDRRGRVVSTVASGALIGILLSRTVSGLVADFLGWRAIYGLAAGVAIILAIILYKIIPQLEPRKRISYPRLLGSVFTTVARHRAVPPTLVISAANFAVFSLFWTSLTYLLTAEPFSYSAGQIGLMGLAGLAGALAARRAGVLHDRGWSVLATGSALVLLAFSLLAAWILKSSIIGLIFAVIVLDIATQTNLILGQTRLLALPGSARSRLNTAIVVCNFLGGTIGSVIAGPLWSFGGWSAIMIAALVITLVGLIIWSALRSRLSDAT, from the coding sequence ATGACACCGACGAAAACAGTCATCTTCGCGATTGCTGCGGGGCTCGCCGTAGGGAATCTTTATTTGTCTCAACCGCTGTTCCAGATTATCGCCTCGTCTCTCGGCGTCTCATCATCGACTGCTGCGATGCTAGTAACTGTCACCCAGTTTGGATATGCGCTCGGTATATTTCTTCTCGTGCCATTAGGTGATGTACTTAATTTACGTCGGTTAATTCCGCTGATTTTGAGTCTATCCGCAGTGCTGCTTATTGTCTCTGCCTTAGCACCGACTTTTTCTGTCCTACTAGCAGCGCTCGGCGGCTTGGGATTGACTACTGTCTCTGCCCAACTTCTGACACCACTAGCCAGTGAACTGGCTGAGCCTGATCGACGTGGAAGAGTAGTCAGCACGGTCGCTTCGGGTGCTTTAATCGGTATTCTGCTTTCTCGTACTGTTAGCGGCTTAGTTGCCGATTTTCTTGGATGGAGGGCGATTTATGGATTAGCAGCAGGTGTCGCAATTATTCTTGCAATCATTCTGTACAAAATTATTCCACAACTTGAACCACGCAAACGTATTTCCTACCCACGTCTTTTGGGATCGGTGTTCACAACCGTGGCACGTCATCGTGCCGTGCCTCCGACGTTAGTTATTTCGGCAGCGAACTTTGCTGTGTTTTCGCTGTTTTGGACATCATTAACTTATTTGCTAACAGCTGAGCCATTCTCTTACTCGGCAGGACAGATAGGCCTCATGGGACTTGCTGGATTGGCTGGTGCACTTGCTGCAAGGCGTGCAGGTGTCTTGCATGACCGCGGATGGTCTGTTCTTGCTACAGGAAGCGCCTTAGTATTACTTGCATTCTCACTGTTAGCGGCTTGGATTTTGAAAAGTTCAATTATCGGACTGATTTTCGCTGTTATTGTCTTAGACATTGCTACACAGACCAACCTGATTTTGGGACAAACACGTCTCCTCGCTCTACCTGGTTCTGCCAGAAGCCGTCTTAACACGGCTATCGTAGTGTGTAACTTTCTTGGAGGTACAATAGGTTCGGTTATTGCTGGTCCACTCTGGTCATTTGGAGGATGGTCTGCAATTATGATTGCTGCCCTAGTCATTACCCTCGTTGGACTAATAATCTGGTCGGCTTTACGTTCCCGCTTGTCTGACGCGACTTGA
- a CDS encoding NAD(P)-dependent oxidoreductase, with the protein MKIIVLGAYGKSGRSIITEAEKRGHEVLAVAHRKHDDVDYKNILIKDIMDLTKEEIAGYDAIVDGVSAWVPETFYVHTDGVSHIANLLEGSNTRYIKIGGTGTLFINKEHTKYFKDWENYMEEYKPLAEVLVQSLERLRSYSNIAWTYATPAFNYDVEGEATGKYHFDGEEFSIDDISTSHISYADFASALIDILENGSYIRQRMTIVSN; encoded by the coding sequence ATGAAGATTATCGTACTTGGAGCATATGGGAAATCAGGACGTTCAATTATTACAGAGGCTGAAAAACGTGGTCATGAGGTATTAGCAGTTGCACACAGAAAACATGATGATGTCGACTATAAAAACATACTAATCAAAGATATCATGGATTTAACAAAAGAAGAAATAGCAGGCTATGATGCTATTGTAGACGGAGTAAGTGCTTGGGTACCTGAAACTTTCTATGTGCATACTGATGGTGTTTCTCATATTGCAAATTTGCTTGAAGGCAGCAACACTCGATACATCAAAATTGGTGGAACAGGTACATTGTTTATTAATAAAGAGCATACAAAATATTTCAAAGACTGGGAAAACTATATGGAAGAGTACAAACCATTAGCAGAAGTTTTGGTTCAAAGTTTGGAACGATTGCGCTCATACTCAAACATTGCTTGGACTTATGCCACACCAGCATTTAATTATGATGTTGAAGGTGAAGCGACTGGTAAATATCATTTTGATGGCGAAGAATTCAGCATTGATGATATTTCAACAAGCCATATTAGCTATGCTGATTTTGCTAGTGCGTTAATTGATATTTTGGAGAATGGTTCCTATATACGTCAAAGAATGACAATTGTTAGTAATTAA
- a CDS encoding aldo/keto reductase, with amino-acid sequence MQKVILNNGVEMPILGFGVWQIPDADECEQAVYDALMAGYRLIDTAAAYENEEAVGRAIKRSGVPRGEIFITTKLWIQDAGYESTKKAFAKSLERLQLDYLDLYLIHQPFGDVYSSWRAMEELYRESKIKAIGVSNFEPDRLVDLILHNEITPAVNQVETHPFFQQVEAAQVMKEFNIRHEAWGPLAQGKNNIFQNDILVSIAEKHHKSVAQVIIRWFAQRGVVAIPKSTHKERINENFNIFDFELSQEDMNAIATMDTKKSLIPSKRNPEVVKRFVSWKFDI; translated from the coding sequence ATGCAAAAAGTCATTTTAAATAATGGTGTTGAAATGCCTATACTTGGCTTCGGTGTTTGGCAGATTCCAGATGCCGATGAATGTGAACAAGCAGTATACGATGCCCTTATGGCAGGCTATCGTCTGATTGACACAGCAGCTGCTTATGAAAATGAAGAAGCTGTCGGCAGAGCAATTAAACGTAGTGGCGTGCCAAGAGGGGAGATCTTTATTACAACAAAACTTTGGATACAGGATGCTGGTTATGAGAGTACAAAAAAAGCATTCGCAAAATCACTGGAAAGACTGCAATTAGATTATTTGGATTTGTATTTAATTCATCAGCCTTTCGGTGATGTTTATAGTTCTTGGCGTGCGATGGAGGAATTATATCGTGAGAGTAAAATCAAGGCAATCGGAGTAAGTAATTTCGAACCAGATCGCCTTGTAGATTTGATACTTCATAATGAAATAACTCCTGCTGTAAACCAGGTAGAAACACATCCTTTCTTTCAACAGGTAGAGGCTGCTCAGGTTATGAAAGAGTTTAATATTCGCCATGAAGCATGGGGGCCTTTGGCACAAGGGAAAAATAATATTTTTCAGAATGATATTCTAGTGTCTATAGCTGAAAAACACCATAAATCTGTTGCTCAGGTGATTATACGCTGGTTTGCGCAAAGAGGAGTTGTGGCAATTCCTAAGTCTACTCACAAGGAGAGAATCAATGAAAACTTCAATATCTTTGATTTTGAATTGAGCCAAGAGGATATGAATGCCATTGCCACAATGGATACGAAAAAGAGTTTAATTCCTTCAAAAAGAAATCCTGAAGTCGTGAAACGATTTGTGAGCTGGAAATTCGATATTTAA
- a CDS encoding aldo/keto reductase — MDLTMKSNYTLHNGIEIPILGFGTINTTKDNVKNAIKVGYRNIDTAEIYGNEELVSQGIREAMQEYNIAREEIFISTKVWHTNRGYDKTMKAFEGSMERLNLDYLDLYLIHWPANAKWHDDWREINSDTWRALEELYKSGRVKSIGVSNYLAHHMEALIEDTEIKPMVNQIEYHPGFAQVESAKYCQENGIIVEAWSPFGGAGADVLKNEDLNQIASKYKKTPAQVTLRWLVQKGIVPVAKSGHEDRMVTNMQIFDFSLSNEDMTLIDNLPYCGGFMFDPDTAKS; from the coding sequence ATGGATTTGACGATGAAAAGTAATTACACATTGCATAATGGAATTGAAATTCCGATTTTAGGATTTGGAACAATTAATACAACCAAGGATAATGTCAAGAATGCAATAAAAGTAGGTTATAGAAACATAGATACTGCAGAAATCTATGGTAATGAAGAGTTAGTCTCTCAAGGAATAAGAGAAGCGATGCAGGAGTATAACATTGCAAGAGAAGAAATTTTCATCAGCACAAAAGTTTGGCATACGAATAGAGGATATGACAAAACAATGAAAGCATTTGAAGGGTCAATGGAACGATTAAATCTAGATTACCTAGATTTGTATTTAATTCATTGGCCAGCAAATGCTAAGTGGCATGATGACTGGAGAGAAATCAATAGCGATACATGGCGTGCACTTGAAGAACTATACAAAAGTGGTCGAGTAAAATCAATTGGTGTTAGTAATTATTTAGCACATCACATGGAGGCCTTAATTGAAGATACTGAAATTAAGCCAATGGTCAATCAGATTGAATACCATCCAGGATTTGCTCAGGTTGAAAGTGCAAAATACTGTCAGGAAAATGGAATTATTGTAGAAGCATGGAGTCCATTTGGTGGTGCCGGAGCAGATGTCCTTAAAAATGAAGATCTGAATCAAATTGCTAGTAAATATAAAAAGACACCTGCCCAAGTAACTCTTCGATGGCTGGTCCAGAAAGGCATTGTACCTGTGGCTAAGTCCGGACATGAGGACAGGATGGTCACAAATATGCAGATTTTTGATTTCTCATTATCAAATGAGGATATGACTTTAATAGACAATTTGCCATACTGTGGCGGATTCATGTTTGATCCAGATACAGCCAAGTCATAA